The nucleotide window AGAAACATGATAGACAAGTTTTTGAATAATATTGTTGTGTTTTAATTGTAGCAGACTTGCGCCACAATTATAGtagtctttattttttttcttatccaGTATAGTAGTTCAAATGGAAATATTCTGTTGGTTTTATATTCACTTGTTGAATATTTACAGTACTTGATCTTTATTATTTTAGCATATAAATCCTTTCCAACTGAATTTTTATACAGTTATTCTGTCAACGCAAAAATATgtagttattttgttatttttctgtaGATAAAGTATAAAAATCAGTAACTAAACATTTTGTTGCTTTTACATTCAATTTGTTGAATATAAACAGTACCTGATCTACATTAtttttagcatataacttctttctaGCTGAATTATAATCTAGTTATCATGTCAGCTCCAGCTATTGTAGTTTTTTGTAGTTAACTTTGTAGAAAATATTTAACAATGTGTTTTGTTGCTTTTATATTCATTTGTTGAATGTAAACAGTACTTGATCTACAATATTTTAGTATATAACTCCTTTCCTACTGATTTATAATGTAGTTACTCTGTAAAATGCAGTTAATGTAATTTTTTTGTAGTTGTATTGTAGATAAATTGCAAAAAAATATTAGCAACTATGTAAAGGATACTAGAGATAGTAAAAAAAGTggtagattatatatatatatatatatatatagagagagagagagagagagagagagagagagagagagagagagagagagaaaccaTTCATAAACAAATCACTCTATGGAAGTATTATCTCGATACTGAAAAATCCTATCTAACTACATTATGATCTTAAAAAACCTCAACAATTACATATCAAATTTTGTTATCCTGAACTCGCCAACAATATTTATGAAATATTCTGTTAACTAcataaacttttattttttttgggtgcattcttgcaagatcttttgttatgcccttctCCGCCGCAGTTGCCACATGAAACCTTGTACTTCTTTGaatttatttcatgatatgttttgtatctttctttttgaGGTCTTCCTGGCTGGCGTTTCCCTCCAGTAGGTGGATTTACTACTTCTTCAGATATATGTTGTGGCACATTCCATTTGCTTTCATCAGTCATGGGATTTACTAGTATTTCATAAGTACGCAAGAGGTTCTCCCTTATGTAATAGGGAGAACAATATTATTCAAAAGACTCATCCATGTGTCTTAAAGCAGCCAAAACATGTGGACAAGGAAGTTCATCAAGCTGAAATTGTCTACAACTACATCTCTTGATTTGAAGACAAATAATATAGCGCCTCACACCATCTAGTACTGTATGGATGTAGTCTGTTGAAACCCTCACCTACAATTACATTATAAACAAAAAAACAATTTATATACGGTTaaatacaaaatatctacaaaatatctacattGTCTTGTATAAATTAATTTGATGCAATAAATGATCATATCTTACTCTAAGCTTGTGCGACAATGTTCTGTTGTCATCCGACTCTTTGTTGAATTTAAACCCAAGGTATGTGAATGTACCCTTTGCTTTCAATAACTTTTCATTCATCCAACGTTCAAGAAGAGTCCTCATATACTCTAATAGTTCTACTATCGGCAGCTCTCTTGCATATTTTGTTACAACATTCAACGACTCTGCAATGTTTGATGTCATAGTCCAAGTTCTGTTTACCGTAGCATGTACTCGAGACCATTTATGATAGCCGATATCGTATAAGTATGCTTTAACACGCGGGTCAatctcttcaatctttgacatccTTTCATTAAATTAATCAAGTGTGTATGATCGTTCCGTGGCAAAGTACAACTTTAAATATCCCTTCTTGAACTTTGCccttatatttgtccaaatatgccacatgcaagaATAATGTGGCATGCCAGGATAAACAATAGATTCAAGATACTCTCATTCTGATCCGAAACAACACATATATTTGGTCTTTCACCATATGCGTATTTGAATTGCTCAAAAAACCACTTCCATGATACGTCATTTTCTGAATCAACAACAACATATGCCAATTTGTAATATGATACCTACATTATGAGGTAAAAAGTAATTAATTGGCTGCAGGAAAAAATGTAAAAGAAGACATATACATACAAACTACAACTTTTCTACAATATATCTATAATAAATCTACAAGTACTACAAAAAACAGACAAGCTACAATATTTCTACAATAAAACTACAATACCTGCTGTATTCATTGTACTAGCTGTTAGCATTATTCCCCTGTATGCTGACTTTAAGAAGGTCCCATTAACTACTACAACTGGCCTATAATATTCCCAACCACTGATTGACGTACAAATTGCAACAAATACATACAAGAAGCAGTCATTGTCCGTCTTTTTCAATTTAACTACAAACCCCGGATAAGTCTTCTCTAGAATATACAAATAACTAGGCAATTTGTTGTAGGAGTCAGCAGGATGACCTCTCAAAAACTGTAAagccttttcctttgctctccaagCTTGCATGTAGGTTAGATTCACGCCGTGTTCAGACAACATGTCAGTTTGTATGTCTTTTGGTGTGTAAATTGTCTTAGGATCAGAATATTTTGGAATAACCATGCTACCAACTACCATGACAGTAGGTTTGCGTTGTATGAATGTATTGTGCATTAAAGAGCATGTGTGTTGGCTGTTGAAATTTTTGACcttgaacattgcagaatcatttATGCTAGTTGCTTTGAAGTGCCATGTACAGTTTTCACCAACACATAACAGTCAGTagctacaaaataaataaaatttaaacactggtttaaaatttagattcaaaaaaaaagattgtTTTAGCTTAAACGATCACATTATACTATTTATATACAACATaactataatttatctacaatacTGATAAATATTATCACAAGGAAAAACCTATGaagtaaaaaattacaaataaactacaaaattaaaaaaaataatgatctTTGACCATTTATATGTTCATACCTTCTAGCACTAGATCTTTTAACCCTGAATTGGAACTTGTGCATGACAGAATAGTACTTCATTGCAGTTGCAATTGTTTGCATGTCTTGGTATACTTGTCCTACTTCAATAAAACTTGGTGTACTATCCATTATTATTATACTTTCATATTCCTCTATAACtggagatgttggcatatcaagtGACTTTAGTGTTCCAAACAAACctgcatgaaaataaagataaatactgttatgaacagtttgtagaaatttgtggataatttgtagaaatattgaaattctgtatttcacattaatttttcaaatgatatgtagttttaTTGTAGAATAAATGTAAAAATTTTGTAGATATTGTGAAAATCCATACTGATATATTTATTTACTCTGATATTTAGTTTATTTGTAGATAAAATGCAGATAAAGTGTAGGACATTGATATAAAACCAGAATTTGATAGAAAATGTAACAGCACAAACCTGCAACTGTATTCTCATTGGTGATACtcaattccatattgaaatcgCGAACAACTattatcacgacccggatttcccgcactcgggagtcgtgatggcacatactagtgaaagctaggcaagccaaccaacagAACTATTTACCATGTTACCATTTTTAATCTGATAATagttaagagccaacaattagataacaacagaattaaataagcGGAAGGTTACGTTGTAAAgttttaataatactgctaataccaatccataacaaatctacccaagactggtgtcacaacttcacagactgtctagaaGTACTacaataaaggtctgaaagaaataaatacaactctgtctctggaaatacatgaaagaaacaggaataatagatagaaggagacgccaaggcctgcacacgcctgcaggactacctagggttgcctgatgaacaagaaacaacaatctcattgcggtccgaagtctacagcaTTGGTATCTGCACAaaaaagtacagagtgtagtatcggcacaaccgaccccatgtgctggtaagtgcctagcctaacctcggcgaagtagtaacgaggctaggactagactacaaaataaacctgtgcaatatagcgtacaaaaataataggcagcagataacaatgatgacaacaatgatcaaccagtgatataaaaagcaggcaacaagaacaccataattgttactcaataaataataaatacaagtgcaattaATTAATGTAGTTctttaaatataaatctttcgcctataaatccttcaagtaataatctctaagataatatacttttcaataaatatatttcgaatatatttccttcaaataaatatctttcaaataaacatctttcgaatataattctttcgagtaaaggtcaccttatgatgcctcatttcataatcataaataatataggtctcagtccactttcatatttccacggcatctcgtgcccatatttctatcacaactgcacgggcaactcacgtgccattaaataaaat belongs to Nicotiana tabacum cultivar K326 chromosome 6, ASM71507v2, whole genome shotgun sequence and includes:
- the LOC142182239 gene encoding uncharacterized protein LOC142182239, encoding MSKIEEIDPRVKAYLYDIGYHKWSRVHATVNRTWTMTSNIAESLNVVTKYARELPIVELLEYMRTLLERWMNEKLLKAKGTFTYLGFKFNKESDDNRTLSHKLRVRVSTDYIHTVLDGVRRYIICLQIKRCSCRQFQLDELPCPHVLAALRHMDESFE
- the LOC142182240 gene encoding uncharacterized protein LOC142182240, which translates into the protein MVVGSMVIPKYSDPKTIYTPKDIQTDMLSEHGVNLTYMQAWRAKEKALQFLRGHPADSYNKLPSYLYILEKTYPGFVVKLKKTDNDCFLYVFVAICTSISGWEYYRPVVVVNGTFLKSAYRGIMLTASTMNTAAN